One Rhizobiales bacterium GAS188 DNA window includes the following coding sequences:
- a CDS encoding isopenicillin-N epimerase, which yields MKAGAPRTLPLTEYPSHATLANALPALGAAIRHEWSLDSEWLTVNHGSYGATPLAVTAVQDNWRRQLEAQPGRFMRLVLPEALRRAASALAEFVGAEASDLAFVENATVGCNAVLRSLKLEPGDEILVLSHVYGAVRNTVRYVAETTSARLVEAAIPFPRPTADSILEAVAAGLTARTRIAVLDHITSASALVLPLERMIALCRAANVPVLVDGAHAPAQIGLDLVGLDADWYVGNCHKWLMAPKGCGFLWARRDRQNRIHPVTISHGFGKGFLAEFDWTGTRDPSAYLAVDAAIAFHHRLGGGALRARNVALADEATRLLADRLGTERGSDPALSGSMGMIRLPLTGPVTAERVAILQARLLEAATDAPLFAHDSGIWLRISAQAYNERADYERLAEIVAHMLSSMEG from the coding sequence ATGAAAGCCGGCGCGCCGCGAACACTGCCCTTAACCGAATATCCGTCTCACGCCACCTTGGCCAACGCGCTGCCCGCCCTCGGCGCTGCGATTCGCCATGAATGGTCGCTCGACAGCGAATGGCTGACGGTCAATCACGGTTCCTACGGCGCGACACCACTTGCCGTGACGGCGGTCCAGGACAATTGGCGTCGACAGCTCGAGGCGCAGCCGGGCCGATTCATGCGGCTGGTGCTGCCCGAGGCGCTGCGCCGCGCCGCCTCCGCCCTCGCCGAGTTTGTCGGCGCCGAGGCCAGCGATCTTGCCTTCGTCGAGAACGCCACGGTTGGCTGCAATGCCGTGCTGCGCTCGCTCAAGCTCGAGCCGGGCGACGAGATCCTGGTGCTCAGCCACGTCTATGGCGCGGTCCGCAACACGGTGCGCTATGTCGCCGAGACCACAAGCGCGCGCCTGGTCGAGGCGGCGATCCCGTTCCCGAGGCCGACAGCGGACTCCATCCTGGAGGCCGTCGCCGCCGGCCTGACAGCGCGCACCCGGATCGCCGTGCTCGACCACATCACCTCGGCGAGCGCGCTTGTCCTGCCGCTCGAGCGGATGATCGCGCTGTGCCGTGCGGCCAATGTGCCGGTGCTGGTCGACGGCGCGCACGCGCCAGCGCAGATCGGGCTCGACCTCGTCGGGCTCGATGCCGATTGGTATGTCGGCAACTGCCACAAATGGCTGATGGCGCCGAAGGGCTGCGGCTTCCTGTGGGCGCGCCGGGACCGTCAGAACCGCATCCATCCTGTCACCATCTCGCATGGCTTCGGCAAGGGCTTCCTCGCCGAGTTCGACTGGACCGGAACTCGCGACCCGAGCGCGTATCTCGCTGTCGATGCCGCGATCGCTTTCCATCACCGGCTGGGCGGCGGCGCTCTGCGGGCCCGCAACGTCGCGCTGGCGGACGAGGCCACGCGCCTGCTGGCCGACCGGCTCGGCACCGAGCGCGGCAGCGATCCGGCGCTGTCGGGCTCGATGGGCATGATCCGCCTGCCGCTCACCGGTCCCGTGACGGCCGAGCGCGTCGCCATATTGCAGGCGCGGCTGTTGGAAGCCGCAACCGACGCGCCGCTATTCGCTCATGATTCAGGAATCTGGCTGCGTATTTCCGCGCAGGCTTATAACGAACGCGCGGACTATGAACGCTTGGCCGAGATCGTCGCGCATATGCTGTCGAGCATGGAAGGGTAG
- a CDS encoding acetoacetyl-CoA synthetase yields the protein MTALAEGKLLWEPDAGFKQRAHLRRYMDWLARERALRFADYEALWRWSVEDLDGFWQSIVDFFDIRFATPPTAILASRDMPGASWFPGATLNYAAQVFRHATDARPAILHASETQPLQALSWRELERRTASLAAELRRMGVRPGDRVAAYLPNIPETVTAFLAVVSIGATWSLCAPDAGVAAVEDRFRQIEPKVLIAVDGYIYNGKTVDRSETVGALAAKLPALQHLVIVPALTGALERARFPQAQNVSVHDFSALVAGDVPLDILPVPFDHPLWIVYSSGTTGMPKPIVHGHGGVVLEGVKLATLHNDIAQDDIFHWYTSSAWIMWNGQVGGLLVGASIALYDGSPAVPDLGRIWRFVEETQATFFGCGAAFFINCMKAGIVPSQEADLKLLRGLGSTGSPLPAEAYEWILDKVRRDIWIVPISGGTDFAGVFVGGNPLLPVYSGEMQCRCLGAKVEAYDDAGRPLIEEVGELVCTAPMPSMPLRLLNDPEGRRLRESYFDLFPGVWRHGDWIKITARGGAIIYGRSDATINRHGIRMGSAEIYSIVEALPEVLDSLVVDLEYLGQEPHMALFVVLRQGHRLDDALRLAIETRIRTSLSPRHVPNAILHIPEVPRTLSGKKMEVPIKKLLLGQPLDKVANRGSMANPASLDWFAGFAPGFLEKRRAAVA from the coding sequence ATGACAGCTCTCGCGGAAGGCAAGCTCCTTTGGGAGCCGGACGCCGGTTTCAAGCAGCGGGCGCATCTTCGGCGCTACATGGACTGGCTTGCGCGTGAGCGGGCCCTGCGCTTTGCCGATTATGAGGCGCTCTGGCGCTGGTCGGTCGAGGATCTCGACGGTTTCTGGCAATCGATCGTCGACTTCTTCGATATTCGCTTCGCCACGCCGCCAACGGCCATTCTTGCCTCGCGCGACATGCCGGGCGCCAGCTGGTTTCCGGGCGCCACCCTGAATTATGCTGCGCAGGTGTTCCGCCATGCGACGGATGCGCGCCCGGCGATCCTGCATGCGAGCGAGACGCAGCCGCTTCAAGCGCTGAGCTGGCGCGAGCTCGAGCGGCGGACCGCCTCGCTGGCGGCGGAGCTGCGCCGGATGGGCGTCCGTCCCGGCGACCGCGTCGCGGCCTATCTGCCGAATATCCCTGAGACGGTCACCGCCTTCCTCGCCGTCGTGAGCATCGGCGCCACCTGGTCACTCTGCGCCCCCGATGCGGGCGTGGCCGCCGTCGAGGATCGTTTCCGGCAGATCGAACCCAAGGTGCTCATCGCGGTCGACGGCTATATCTATAACGGCAAGACCGTCGATCGTTCGGAGACCGTGGGCGCGCTCGCAGCCAAGCTGCCCGCCCTGCAGCATCTCGTAATCGTGCCGGCGCTGACGGGGGCGCTCGAGCGCGCGCGCTTTCCGCAGGCGCAAAACGTCTCCGTGCACGACTTCTCCGCCCTCGTGGCGGGCGACGTTCCGCTCGACATCCTGCCAGTACCTTTCGACCACCCGTTATGGATCGTCTATTCCTCGGGCACGACCGGCATGCCGAAGCCGATCGTGCACGGGCATGGCGGCGTCGTGCTCGAAGGGGTGAAGCTCGCCACCCTGCACAACGATATTGCGCAAGACGATATCTTCCACTGGTACACGAGTTCCGCCTGGATCATGTGGAACGGCCAGGTCGGAGGCCTGCTCGTCGGGGCCAGCATCGCGCTCTATGACGGCAGCCCGGCGGTGCCCGATCTCGGCCGCATCTGGCGCTTTGTCGAAGAGACGCAAGCGACCTTCTTCGGCTGCGGAGCGGCGTTCTTCATCAATTGCATGAAGGCCGGCATCGTGCCCTCGCAGGAGGCCGACCTCAAGCTGTTGCGCGGCCTCGGCTCGACCGGCTCGCCGCTGCCGGCCGAGGCCTATGAATGGATCCTCGACAAGGTGCGACGAGACATCTGGATCGTGCCTATCTCGGGCGGCACGGATTTCGCGGGTGTGTTCGTCGGCGGCAACCCGCTGCTTCCGGTCTATTCGGGCGAGATGCAGTGCCGCTGCCTCGGCGCCAAGGTCGAGGCCTATGACGATGCCGGGCGCCCGCTGATCGAGGAGGTGGGCGAGCTCGTCTGCACGGCGCCGATGCCCTCGATGCCGCTGCGGCTCCTGAACGACCCCGAGGGGCGGCGCCTGCGCGAAAGTTATTTCGACCTGTTCCCCGGCGTGTGGCGCCATGGCGACTGGATCAAGATCACGGCGCGCGGCGGCGCCATCATCTATGGGCGCTCCGACGCCACCATCAATCGCCACGGCATCCGCATGGGATCAGCTGAGATCTACTCGATCGTGGAAGCTCTGCCCGAGGTGCTCGACAGCCTGGTGGTCGATCTCGAATATCTCGGCCAGGAGCCGCATATGGCGCTGTTCGTGGTGCTGCGGCAGGGGCACAGGCTCGACGACGCCTTGAGGCTCGCCATCGAGACCCGTATCCGCACGAGCCTGTCGCCGCGGCATGTGCCGAACGCCATCCTGCATATTCCCGAAGTGCCGCGCACCTTGTCGGGCAAGAAGATGGAAGTGCCGATCAAGAAGCTGCTGCTCGGCCAGCCTCTCGACAAGGTCGCCAACCGAGGCTCGATGGCCAATCCTGCGAGCCTCGACTGGTTCGCAGGCTTCGCGCCTGGCTTCCTGGAAAAGCGTCGCGCCGCCGTGGCCTGA
- a CDS encoding Aspartate/methionine/tyrosine aminotransferase codes for MLAVNPLLVSTDMPPIPAASRWASAYSGGLGPLINMAQAVPGTPPPEALLDRLGAEARTPGAATYGPITGDVALREALALDVNAVYGADIQTADIAITTGCNQAFFITMMALARPGDEIILPAPWYFNHKMTLDMLGIDMKLLACRAQDGFVPSVEEARALIGPSTRAIVLVTPNNPTGATYPPETLAGFRDLAEAAGIALVVDETYRDFLPSGQVRAHELFSAPRWRDTVIQLYSFSKSYAVPGHRLGSVIAAPAVLAEIAKVLDCVQICPPRGAQAAIAWAVDGTRAWRAEVRSTINGRIDRFREVISRSPGWSISAIGAYFAYVRHPFAGSSEAAAERLAKEAGVLALPGSFFGPDQDRHIRFAFANVDEARLTSVAARLAALRE; via the coding sequence ATGCTTGCCGTCAATCCGCTCCTGGTCTCGACCGATATGCCGCCGATCCCGGCGGCGTCGCGCTGGGCCTCAGCCTATTCGGGCGGCCTCGGGCCGTTGATCAACATGGCCCAGGCGGTGCCGGGAACTCCGCCGCCCGAGGCGCTGCTCGATCGGCTCGGCGCCGAAGCACGCACACCCGGCGCTGCGACCTACGGGCCCATCACCGGCGACGTGGCGTTGCGCGAGGCGCTGGCGCTTGACGTCAATGCGGTCTACGGCGCCGATATCCAAACTGCCGACATCGCCATCACGACCGGCTGCAACCAGGCCTTCTTCATCACCATGATGGCGCTGGCGAGGCCGGGCGACGAAATCATCCTGCCGGCGCCCTGGTATTTCAACCATAAGATGACGCTCGACATGCTGGGCATCGACATGAAGCTCCTGGCCTGTCGGGCGCAGGACGGCTTCGTGCCCTCGGTCGAGGAGGCACGCGCCTTGATCGGTCCTTCGACCCGCGCCATCGTGCTCGTCACGCCGAACAACCCGACCGGCGCCACCTATCCGCCGGAGACGCTCGCAGGCTTCCGCGACCTCGCCGAAGCGGCCGGAATTGCGCTCGTGGTCGATGAGACCTATCGCGATTTTCTCCCCTCGGGGCAGGTCCGTGCACATGAGCTGTTCTCGGCGCCTCGCTGGCGCGACACCGTCATCCAGCTCTATTCCTTCTCGAAGAGCTACGCGGTGCCGGGACATCGGCTGGGCTCGGTGATCGCGGCGCCGGCCGTGCTCGCCGAGATCGCCAAGGTCCTCGATTGCGTGCAGATCTGCCCGCCGCGAGGCGCCCAGGCCGCCATCGCCTGGGCGGTCGACGGCACGCGAGCCTGGCGGGCCGAGGTGCGCTCGACGATCAATGGTCGCATCGACAGGTTCCGGGAGGTGATCTCGCGATCGCCGGGCTGGTCGATCTCGGCGATCGGCGCCTATTTCGCCTATGTGCGCCATCCCTTCGCGGGCTCGAGCGAGGCCGCGGCCGAACGGTTGGCGAAGGAGGCTGGGGTGTTGGCGTTGCCGGGCTCGTTCTTCGGCCCCGATCAGGATCGTCATATCCGCTTCGCCTTCGCCAATGTGGACGAGGCGCGCTTGACGTCGGTGGCCGCGAGGCTCGCGGCCTTGCGGGAATAG
- a CDS encoding Predicted transcriptional regulator, which translates to MTTLKVGIASYEEMKARTLAVARGERRIAADEPKVWFTSTESFAKVLSAGNRELLRVIVEKAPGSLDELARITGKAKSNLSRTLKTMAGYGLVRLERGERGRITPKVAHDRVELDLPLIQARKAS; encoded by the coding sequence ATGACGACCTTGAAAGTGGGCATCGCCAGCTATGAGGAAATGAAGGCTCGTACCCTGGCCGTGGCGCGCGGCGAGCGACGCATCGCGGCCGATGAGCCCAAGGTCTGGTTCACCTCGACCGAGTCCTTCGCCAAGGTGCTGTCGGCCGGCAACCGCGAATTGCTGCGCGTCATCGTCGAGAAGGCACCGGGCTCGCTCGACGAGTTGGCGCGGATCACCGGCAAGGCCAAGTCGAACTTGTCGCGCACTTTGAAGACGATGGCGGGTTATGGCCTCGTTCGCCTGGAGCGCGGCGAGCGCGGCCGGATCACCCCGAAGGTGGCGCATGATCGGGTGGAATTGGACCTGCCGCTCATCCAGGCGCGGAAAGCAAGTTGA
- a CDS encoding RNA polymerase sigma-70 factor, ECF subfamily (manually curated), whose amino-acid sequence MGRRRTLEKRPPPSDRCGRACSASPIACSASVAEAEDIVQDAYLRWHETDIATIRDPSAFLSTVVTRLSLDHLKSARVRRETYVGPWLPEPILDGSHADAPDQMADRHDVSVALILALERLSPLERAAFLLHDIFGLSFDEVAAALDREVPACRQLAARARKNVRAARPRFAVTPSEGMRIADAFFEASRSGDHAALRALLADGVVVYADGGGRKPAALNPIRGLAKVTALFVGLARKVDLGKSHLLHRGLINALPGFVTIEAGEVLQTTALEIDAGKITAIYVVRNPEKLRHLSQRFEGRA is encoded by the coding sequence ATGGGCAGGCGGCGGACGCTGGAGAAGCGGCCGCCACCTTCCGACCGTTGCGGCCGCGCCTGTTCGGCATCGCCTATCGCATGCTCGGCCTCGGTCGCCGAGGCCGAGGACATCGTGCAGGACGCCTATCTGCGCTGGCACGAGACGGATATCGCGACGATTCGCGATCCCTCAGCCTTTCTCTCGACGGTCGTCACGCGCCTCAGCCTCGACCATCTGAAATCGGCGCGGGTGCGGCGCGAAACCTATGTGGGCCCCTGGCTGCCCGAGCCGATCCTCGATGGATCGCATGCGGACGCGCCGGACCAAATGGCCGACCGGCATGATGTCTCGGTCGCCCTGATCCTCGCGCTCGAGCGGCTCTCGCCGTTAGAGAGGGCCGCCTTTCTGCTGCATGACATCTTCGGCTTGTCCTTCGACGAGGTGGCTGCCGCGCTCGATCGCGAAGTCCCGGCCTGCCGGCAATTGGCGGCGCGCGCTCGCAAGAATGTGCGCGCCGCCCGACCGCGCTTCGCCGTCACGCCAAGCGAGGGCATGCGGATTGCGGACGCCTTCTTCGAGGCGTCGCGCAGCGGCGATCATGCAGCCTTGCGGGCCCTGCTCGCCGATGGCGTCGTGGTCTATGCGGATGGAGGCGGCCGCAAGCCCGCGGCCCTCAACCCGATCAGGGGACTGGCCAAGGTCACGGCTCTCTTCGTGGGCCTCGCCCGCAAGGTCGATCTCGGCAAATCGCATCTCTTGCATCGGGGCTTGATCAACGCCTTGCCGGGATTCGTGACCATCGAGGCCGGAGAGGTTCTGCAGACGACCGCGCTCGAGATCGATGCCGGAAAGATCACCGCGATCTACGTCGTCCGGAATCCCGAGAAATTGCGCCATCTCTCGCAACGTTTCGAAGGCCGCGCATGA
- a CDS encoding alkylhydroperoxidase AhpD family core domain-containing protein encodes MTPRLNAAEAAPEVFQAMLALEKCAQASGLEKSLIELVKTRASQINGCAYCLHMHTRDARALGETEERLYLLDAWRESPLYSDRERAALGWTEALTLVAQTHAPDADYEALKPHFSDRRKVELTLLITTINAWNRFAIGFRKVHPVGKSHAQA; translated from the coding sequence ATGACGCCGAGATTGAATGCCGCCGAAGCTGCCCCAGAGGTCTTTCAGGCCATGCTCGCGCTCGAGAAGTGCGCGCAGGCAAGCGGCCTGGAGAAGAGCCTGATCGAGCTGGTCAAGACGCGCGCTTCGCAGATCAATGGCTGCGCTTATTGCCTGCACATGCATACACGCGACGCGCGGGCGCTCGGCGAAACCGAGGAGCGGCTTTATCTTCTCGATGCCTGGCGCGAATCTCCGCTCTATAGCGATCGGGAACGTGCGGCGCTCGGATGGACGGAGGCTTTGACGCTGGTGGCGCAAACACACGCTCCCGATGCGGATTACGAGGCGCTGAAGCCGCATTTCTCCGATCGCCGGAAGGTCGAGCTGACGCTGCTCATCACCACCATCAACGCCTGGAACCGCTTCGCCATCGGCTTTCGCAAAGTGCATCCCGTCGGAAAGAGTCATGCGCAAGCCTGA
- a CDS encoding NAD(P)-dependent dehydrogenase, short-chain alcohol dehydrogenase family has product MKIDLKGKTAIVTGSTAGIGFAIAKGLAEAGAAVVVNGRTAAAVERALAALERTVPGAVLRGVAADLGTAQGCAELVATEASADILVNNVGIYGPQDFFEIPDAEWTRFFEVNVMSGVRLSRAYLPGMIARNWGRVVFLSSESALNIPAEMIHYGFSKTANLSVSRGLAKRVAGTGVTVNAVLPGPTLSEGVEAMLKTTAEASGRPIDEVATQFVKTHRPSSIIGRAATPEEVANMVVYVASPQASATTGAALRVDGGVVDTIA; this is encoded by the coding sequence ATGAAGATCGACCTAAAGGGCAAGACAGCCATCGTCACCGGCTCGACTGCGGGCATCGGCTTCGCCATCGCCAAGGGCCTCGCCGAGGCGGGCGCTGCCGTGGTCGTGAATGGGCGGACGGCCGCCGCGGTCGAGCGGGCGCTCGCGGCGCTCGAACGCACCGTTCCGGGAGCCGTGCTGCGCGGCGTCGCGGCCGATCTCGGGACCGCGCAAGGCTGCGCCGAGCTGGTGGCGACCGAGGCTTCGGCCGATATCCTCGTCAACAATGTCGGCATTTACGGTCCGCAGGATTTCTTCGAGATCCCGGATGCCGAATGGACGCGCTTCTTCGAGGTCAATGTCATGTCGGGGGTGCGCCTGTCGCGCGCCTATCTACCCGGCATGATCGCGAGGAATTGGGGGCGGGTCGTCTTTCTCTCCTCGGAATCGGCGTTGAATATCCCGGCCGAAATGATCCATTACGGTTTCAGCAAGACCGCCAATCTGTCGGTCTCGCGCGGACTCGCGAAGCGGGTTGCCGGGACCGGTGTCACCGTCAACGCCGTCCTGCCGGGGCCGACCTTGTCGGAAGGTGTCGAGGCCATGCTCAAGACGACGGCCGAGGCGAGCGGCCGACCCATCGACGAGGTGGCGACGCAATTCGTCAAGACGCATCGGCCGAGCTCGATCATTGGGCGAGCGGCGACCCCCGAGGAGGTCGCCAATATGGTAGTCTATGTGGCCTCGCCTCAGGCCTCCGCCACCACCGGTGCGGCGCTTCGCGTCGATGGCGGAGTGGTCGACACCATCGCGTGA
- a CDS encoding Lysophospholipase L1 — protein sequence MDARAGSRRDSLHKGTLQLCLAAALTTACVLPTADAQAQGGRWVASWTASPQPVWGADFAFPTNIPQSLTNATIRQVARLSLGGGRLRVELSNAYGERALRIGEAHVALADGGSRIVAGSDRKLTFGGREEAIIPAGAPLISDPVDLVVPALGSLAITLYLPDETPLTTFHWDGRQTAYMGKGNQVAAQEIVAQGIAPDATTGARAFLSAILVEPQIRAGLVVALGDSITDGNGVTQDSNQRWPDLLAERLAPRNVAVVNAGISGARLLSDRMGVNALARFDRDVLDQPGVKAVILLMGINDISWPGTIFAPEEKAPSVGTLVAAYRQLIARARSHGVRIIGATLTPFEGALSGTPLEGYYNAEKETLRQKVNAWMRASGEFDALVDFDALTRDKSHPTRLGAIFDSGDHLHPGDRGNKAIANAIDLEALLGERATP from the coding sequence GTGGACGCACGTGCCGGATCTCGCAGGGACAGCTTGCACAAGGGGACCCTGCAGCTCTGCCTGGCGGCGGCGCTGACGACGGCTTGCGTCCTGCCGACGGCCGACGCTCAGGCTCAGGGCGGGCGCTGGGTCGCGAGCTGGACCGCGAGCCCACAGCCGGTCTGGGGAGCGGACTTCGCTTTTCCGACCAATATCCCTCAGAGCCTGACGAACGCGACCATCCGCCAGGTGGCGCGCCTCAGTCTCGGCGGAGGCCGTTTGCGGGTCGAGCTGTCGAATGCCTATGGCGAGCGCGCCCTCCGTATCGGCGAAGCGCATGTCGCGCTCGCGGACGGCGGATCGCGCATCGTCGCCGGCTCGGACCGCAAGCTGACATTCGGCGGCCGGGAGGAGGCGATCATCCCGGCAGGCGCGCCGCTCATCAGCGATCCGGTCGACCTCGTGGTTCCCGCTCTCGGCAGCCTCGCCATCACCTTGTACCTGCCCGACGAGACGCCGCTCACCACCTTCCATTGGGACGGCCGCCAGACGGCCTATATGGGCAAGGGAAACCAGGTCGCGGCCCAGGAGATCGTGGCCCAAGGGATTGCGCCAGACGCCACGACCGGGGCGCGCGCGTTCCTCAGCGCCATCCTGGTCGAGCCGCAGATCCGGGCCGGCCTCGTGGTGGCGCTCGGCGATTCCATCACTGACGGCAACGGCGTCACGCAAGACAGCAATCAGCGCTGGCCGGATCTGCTCGCCGAGCGGCTGGCGCCGCGCAATGTCGCGGTCGTCAATGCCGGCATATCGGGAGCGCGCCTGCTCTCCGATCGCATGGGGGTCAACGCGCTGGCGCGTTTCGATCGCGACGTGCTCGACCAGCCGGGCGTGAAGGCCGTGATCCTGCTCATGGGCATCAACGATATCAGCTGGCCCGGCACCATCTTCGCGCCCGAAGAGAAGGCCCCGTCCGTCGGCACGCTGGTCGCGGCCTATCGCCAGCTCATCGCGCGAGCCCGCTCTCATGGCGTGCGCATCATCGGCGCGACACTGACGCCCTTCGAAGGCGCATTGAGCGGCACGCCGCTCGAGGGCTATTACAACGCCGAGAAGGAGACGCTGCGCCAGAAGGTCAATGCCTGGATGCGCGCGAGCGGTGAGTTCGACGCCCTCGTCGATTTCGACGCGCTCACGAGGGACAAGTCGCATCCGACGCGGCTCGGCGCGATATTCGATTCCGGCGACCATCTGCATCCCGGAGACCGAGGCAACAAGGCGATCGCCAATGCAATCGACCTCGAAGCGCTTCTCGGGGAGCGGGCAACGCCCTGA
- a CDS encoding MFS transporter, DHA1 family, inner membrane transport protein, whose amino-acid sequence MPLALYALAAGAFGIGVTEFVIMGLLLNVSADLGVSIASAGLLISGYALGVVAGAPLLTAATASWPRKTVLLALMAVFIIGNAACALAPSYGALMAARVLTALAHGTFFGVGSVVATGLVAPPRRASAIAVMFTGLTVANILGVPFGTWIGQVFGWRATFLAVVLIGVAAFAVIAALVPRDEAAPEPADWRADLRAISRRKVLAGLVTTVLGYAGVFAVFTYIAPLLTEITGFPESAVSPILLVFGGGLIAGNLIGGKLADIALVPTLLGSLVALAVVLLLMGFAIHDKVAAIIFVGLLGASAFATVAPLQLFVLQRAEGAGQSLASSFNIAAFNLGNALGAWLGGLVITHGPGLGALAAVAALMPLGGLAIALLAIRAEKGERRLRPAVDPALCR is encoded by the coding sequence ATGCCCCTCGCCCTCTACGCCCTCGCGGCCGGTGCCTTCGGCATCGGCGTCACCGAATTCGTGATCATGGGCCTTCTCCTCAATGTCAGCGCCGATCTCGGCGTCTCGATCGCCAGTGCCGGCCTGCTGATCTCGGGCTATGCGCTCGGCGTCGTCGCCGGCGCGCCGCTGCTCACGGCGGCGACCGCGTCTTGGCCGCGCAAGACCGTGCTGCTCGCCTTGATGGCGGTCTTCATCATCGGCAACGCTGCTTGTGCGCTCGCGCCGAGCTACGGCGCCTTGATGGCGGCGCGGGTGCTGACCGCTTTGGCGCATGGCACCTTCTTCGGTGTCGGCTCGGTGGTTGCGACCGGCCTCGTGGCGCCGCCGCGCCGCGCCTCCGCGATCGCCGTCATGTTCACCGGCCTGACGGTCGCCAATATTCTCGGCGTGCCCTTCGGCACCTGGATCGGCCAGGTCTTCGGCTGGCGGGCGACCTTCCTCGCGGTCGTGCTCATCGGCGTTGCGGCATTCGCCGTCATCGCGGCCCTGGTTCCGCGCGACGAGGCGGCGCCCGAGCCGGCCGATTGGCGCGCAGATCTCAGGGCCATCTCGCGCCGCAAGGTGCTGGCCGGCCTCGTCACCACCGTGCTCGGCTATGCGGGCGTGTTCGCGGTCTTCACTTATATCGCCCCGCTCCTGACCGAGATCACCGGCTTTCCCGAGAGCGCCGTGTCGCCGATCCTCCTCGTCTTCGGCGGCGGCCTCATCGCCGGCAACCTGATCGGCGGCAAGCTCGCCGATATCGCCTTGGTGCCGACCCTGCTCGGGAGCCTCGTGGCGCTGGCCGTGGTGCTCCTGCTCATGGGCTTCGCCATCCATGACAAGGTCGCGGCCATCATCTTCGTCGGCCTCCTCGGCGCGTCGGCCTTCGCGACGGTCGCGCCGCTGCAGCTCTTCGTGCTGCAGCGAGCAGAGGGTGCGGGCCAGAGCCTCGCTTCGAGCTTCAACATTGCGGCCTTCAATCTCGGCAATGCGCTTGGAGCCTGGCTCGGCGGCCTCGTCATCACACACGGTCCGGGCCTCGGCGCGCTAGCGGCGGTCGCTGCGCTCATGCCGCTCGGCGGCCTCGCGATCGCGCTTCTCGCGATCCGCGCCGAGAAGGGCGAGCGGCGGCTTCGACCAGCCGTCGATCCGGCTCTCTGCCGCTGA
- a CDS encoding transcriptional regulator, LysR family: MTRFNVNRAGEMDIFVKVVELGGFSAASRAYRMTPSAVSKLISRLEARLGARLVNRSTRKLQLTPEGCVFYERSVRILADLSEAERGVASSRMPGGRLRVNANVPFGRHVLIPLVPEFLERHPAITLDIVLTDTVIDLLEERTDVAIRAGPLQSSSLVARKLGETRMVIVGAPAYLARHGVPGTVAELEGHNRLSFGYMRTVEGWPLIEGGRSVSVAPAGNAQVSDGEALRQLALAGLGLARLGTFQVRDDIAAGRLLPVLEHCNPGDTDAMHAVFLGQGGYLPARVRAFLDFLVERVRFGDAD; the protein is encoded by the coding sequence ATGACACGTTTCAACGTTAATCGCGCAGGCGAGATGGACATCTTCGTGAAGGTGGTGGAGCTCGGCGGTTTCTCGGCCGCCTCCCGCGCCTATCGCATGACGCCTTCGGCGGTGAGCAAGCTCATCTCTCGCCTCGAAGCCAGGCTCGGGGCACGGCTCGTCAACCGCTCGACCCGCAAGCTGCAGCTCACCCCGGAAGGCTGCGTCTTCTATGAACGCAGCGTGCGTATCCTCGCCGATCTCAGCGAGGCCGAGCGCGGAGTTGCATCGAGCCGCATGCCCGGCGGCAGGCTGAGAGTGAATGCCAATGTGCCCTTCGGCCGGCATGTCCTCATCCCACTGGTTCCGGAATTCCTCGAGCGGCATCCGGCGATCACGCTCGACATCGTGCTCACCGATACGGTCATCGACCTCCTCGAGGAGCGCACCGACGTGGCGATCCGCGCCGGTCCGCTACAAAGCTCGAGCCTCGTCGCCCGCAAGCTCGGCGAGACACGCATGGTGATCGTGGGGGCGCCCGCTTATCTCGCACGCCATGGCGTGCCGGGGACGGTAGCCGAGCTCGAAGGCCATAACCGCCTCAGCTTCGGCTATATGCGAACCGTCGAGGGCTGGCCCCTCATCGAGGGCGGCAGGTCTGTCAGCGTCGCGCCGGCCGGCAATGCCCAGGTCAGCGACGGGGAAGCGCTGCGCCAACTCGCCCTCGCGGGTCTCGGCCTGGCGCGGCTCGGCACTTTCCAGGTCAGGGACGATATCGCAGCCGGCCGGCTGCTGCCGGTGCTCGAGCACTGCAATCCGGGCGACACCGATGCCATGCATGCGGTGTTTCTCGGCCAGGGCGGCTATCTCCCGGCCCGCGTGCGCGCCTTCCTCGATTTTCTGGTCGAGAGGGTGCGGTTCGGGGATGCCGACTAG